TCTTTTTCTATTTCTGATGTTTTTTTAATCTCTAAATATTTCAGTTCTGTGTCTCCTATATTCCCAAGCTACGTTCAACTCCTGATGGGCAATAGAAGCTTGCGTAGGCAGCGCCCTTTGTCGTTCCATCTAGATAGAGTTGGGCTTCACCTTCCAGAACAAAGAAGAACTCATCCTCGACATGTCTGTGTGGAGCATTAGTTGCCTGAAGAGGAACAACAACGCTCATTTTTAACGTTCTCCCATCGAGAAATTATTTATTAACAAACCAATACTGATATTTAACACTTTTTTATCAATTTTATTCATGTCGAATTGATTCAAGCAATTTTCAGTTGTAAATTGATTTTCTACAAGAGGTTTGCTTTCCGTGTTTTGTTGGGCATTGGAGTCAAGTGAAAATACGAATAATAGCAGAAGTGTTAGAGTTGGTAGGGAATTAGGCTTTTTCATCTTTAGACATTTAAGTTGTCGAATGATTGAAAGATCTCATTTTAGAAATGTTAAGGTAGTAAAAAAACTGTTGGCAATTAAATTCAATAAATACTGTAATCGGAACTTAGAATAATCTTCGTTGAACAGGCTGAGAGCTTAGTGAAGGATTAACATGCTTTTGCAAAATAATTTCAAAAAGCTTTACTGTGGCCAATGCATCTCCTCCGGCGCGGTGTCTCCCGTCAATCTTAATGTTAAGGTCATCGCATAATTTCCCGAGGGAATACGAAGAATGGCCGGGTAAATATTTGCGACTAAGTTTTACGGTACACATCGTTTTACATTTGTACTCGTAGCCTAATCGTAAATATTCCTGCTGAATAAATTTATAATCGAAACCGACATTGTGTGCTACGAAAGTTGTTCCCCGAGTTATCTCCACAACCTGCTTGGCAATCTCAAAAAACTTGGGGGCGTTGGCAACCATTTGATTGTCAATGCCAGTAAGTTTAGTGATGAAGTAGGAGATGTGACATTCGGGGTTGACTAAGGTGATAAAGGAGTCAATAACCTTGGTTCCATTGTGTACATAGATGGCTATTTCAGTGATTTTTCCTTGCTGCGCACTCTGTCCGGTTGTTTCTATGTCGATAATACTGAACAAATTTCCTAATTTTTATTTGGTGAAAGTAATAAAAATGCGTTAGTTTTATTAAACGAAAAATTCATGGTGGTGCTGATTGACGATGAATTGAATTCCGGTTTGAGAATTTAGTATTGTGTTAAAACATATTTTCATTAGGCTTGTTGTTATTAACAATAACAGAAAATTTGAAATATTTATTTTTAATAAAAACCATTTACTTAATTAGTACAATATGAAAAGAATATTTTTACTTTCCTTTTTTATAAGCATGGGATTATTGCTTCAAGCACAAACAGCTGATAAAAAGTGGGCTGTTGGACTCGGTGGTGGTGCCTATTACGGTAACACGCTTGAGGGTACTGGTATTATGACAGAGTTTTATTTAAGCAGGTACTTAAACTCATCATTTGACTTGATGCTTTTAAACAATCTGGGTTTATCAAATTCAGAAGTTGAAAATACGCTTGATATTAGCGCGACATTTCTTAATTTAAGGTATAAGCTGAACAATGGCTATATTCTGAATGAGAACAGTGGGATTCAGCCGTACCTTTATGGGGGGCCTGGTCTGATTCAGGATAATGAGGTTTCCGGATTTAATTTTGATGCAGGCGCTGGCTTTAAGTTTCCGTTAAGTTCAAGTATCGCTTTATTTGTTGAAGGCGGATACATTAATGGCCTAAGTGAGGATAAAGCGGATGAAGAGAATGTATTGCCTGAAAGCTTTTTTAAAGGAGTTGCGGGAATCGAAATTAGCTTCGGGAAAAAGAAAGATTCTGACGGGGACGGTGTTACAGATCGTAAAGACGATTGTCCCGATACTCCTCAAGGAGTTGTTGTGGATGAAAATGGATGCCCTGTGGATACCGATGGAGATGGATTGCCGGATTATAAAGACGATTGCCCAACTGAACCGGGTGAACTTGCCCTGAATGGATGTCCGGACCGGGATGGTGATGGAGTCGCAGACAAAGATGATGATTGCCCTGATACACCCGGACTAAAAGAGTTTGATGGTTGTCCGGATACTGACGGTGATGGTGTGATTGATAAGAAGGATGAATGTCCGGATACACCAAAAGGTTATAAAGTAGATGAAAAAGGATGCCCAATTGATACCGATGGTGATGGATTAGTTGATGAAGAAGATGATTGCCCGAATGAAGCAGGACCGATCGATAATAAAGGATGCCCAATTGTAACATTTGAATTCAGTTCCATTCATTTTGAATTTGATAAGTATGATTTGAAATCATCTGCTCAAAAAGAATTGGATGATATTGCTGAAATAATGAATGAAGATGAAACCGTGGAGGTTGAATTGTATGGTCATGCTGATGAAATTGGTTCGGCCCAATACAATATGGATCTATCGGAGAAGAGAGCAGATGCCGCTCGTAGCTACCTGGTGAGTAAAGGTGTACCTGCAGAGAGAATCGTTAAAGTTGTGCCTCTTGGGCAAACTCAACCCGTTGCTCCTAACGATACAGAGGAAGGAAGAGCTAAAAACAGACGAGTAGAGATTAAAGCCGTTGAATAATTGAATAGCAAATAACATAGAAGTTTTAAAAAAGAGCTCTGCATAGGCAGAGCTCTTTTTGTATGTTTAATGATCCTATAAGTAAGGGATAATCTATTATCTTTGCGGTTCAAAAAAATAGATTATGCATATTGACCAAATCATAAAAGAGAAAGTTGTTGAAGCGATAGCCTCACTTTATGGGCAGACAGTTGACACTAGTGCTGTTCAAATTCAAAATACACGTAAAGATGTTGAAGGAGATATGACAGTCGTTGTTTTTCCTTTCTTGCGTTTTTCAAAGAAAGCACCGGAGCAAACAGGCGAAGAACTCGGTGGATATTTGACGGAGAATGTCGATTTGGTTGAGAACTTTTCAGTTATCAAAGGTTTTTTGAATTTGATGATTGCTCAAAACTACTGGTTGTCTGTCTTAGAAAGCGCGGCAGCTGACGATACTTTCGGTTTTACACAGCCCCAGGAAGATTCTCCGTTGGTGATGGTTGAGTATTCATCGCCAAACACAAATAAACCTTTACATTTAGGGCATATCCGTAATAATTTGTTGGGGTACTCTATTGGTGAAATAATAAAAGCCAACGGCAATGAATTAGTAAAAACGAATATTGTTAACGATCGCGGAATTCATATTTGCAAGTCGATGTATGCCTGGCAACAATGGGGTGATGGAAAAACTCCACAAAGTACAGGGATAAAAGGAGACCATTTGGTTGGTGACTTTTATGTGCTGTTTGATAAGCATTACAAACAAGAAATTAGCGAGTTGGTCGAGCAGGGAATGAGCAAAGAAGATGCTGAGCAAAAGGCTCCTTCCATTGTGGCTGCTCGTGATATGTTGAGGAAGTGGGAGGCCAAAGATCCAGAGGTTACTAAGTTGTGGCAGACAATGAATCAATGGGTGTATGCTGGATTTGATGTGACCTATAAAGAACTTGGTGTTGATTTCGATAAAATATATCACGAATCGGATACCTATTTGGTCGGTAAAGATGAGGTTTTCAGAGGATTGAAAGAAGGTGTTTTTTATCAGCGAGAGGATCAATCGGTGTGGGCTGATTTGACAAAAGACGGATTGGATGAAAAAATTCTTCTTCGGAGCGATGGTACTTCTGTTTATATGACCCAGGATATTGGCACCGCAAAATTACGCTTCGACGATTACAAAATCGACAAGATGATTTATGTTGTTGGTAATGAGCAAAATTATCATTTCCAAGTGTTGTCGGTCTTGTTAGATAAGCTTGGCTATGAATGGGGTAAAGGTCTGCATCATTTTTCATACGGAATGGTTGAACTGCCTCACGGGAAAATGAAATCACGCGAAGGAACAGTTGTTGATGCCGATGATTTAATGGCTGAAATGATTGAAGTGGCTCGCAAAACATCGGAGGAATTAGGAAAGCTGGAGGGCTATACCGATGATGAGTTGAATAGAACATATAAAATAATTGCCCTTGGGGCCTTAAAATACTTCATGTTGAAGGTTGACCCTAAAAAGAATATGCTTTTCAATCCGGAAGAATCAATTGATTTCAATGGGAATACGGGACCGTTTATTCAATACACACATGCACGGATTCGCTCAGTTATTCGAAAAGCTACAAAAAAAGGAATTCAGTTGAGTTTTGATTTGGACTCAACTCTCAATCTTTCAGAAAAAGAGCAGGAGTTAATCAAGTCAATATCTCTTTATCCAACAGTTGTTAAAGAAGCAGGCGATATTTACAGTCCGGCGTTAATAGCCAATTATATTTATAGTCTGGTAAAAGAGTTTAATCAGTTTTATCACGACCATACAATTTTAGGTGAAGAAGATGAATCAGTTCGTAATTTCAGGTTGCTGCTATCACAAACTATTGCAGATATTGTGAAGTCAGGAATGGGATTACTAGGGATTGAAGTTCCTGAGCGGATGTAAAAAAGCATAAAAAAAAGGGGGTCAGAACTGACCCCCCAAATTTCTACAAAATTGCGATTCGTGAAAAAGGGACTTTATTTTCTCGTTGACAGATACAGTTTCTATGTTTTTGTATTAGTACTGCTCTGTCTTTACTTGTGAGCGAATTAATATATGTTACTCTTTCGGATAAACTCAGTGTTCTGATCTCTTTATAGGTACAAGTTTCTAGTTCTTTATTCATCGGACAACTAAATACAAGCCCGTAATAATATGATACTTCTTCTCTCATCCCTCATTTATCCGTTCAACACTATAAGTACTTACACCTCTTTATTCTGTTTTTTTAAGAAAGGTAACCCTGTAATTACATTTTTTTATCTGATTGTTTAAAATTTTCATTCTATATATTTTTGTATTTTTGCACGAGCTTGAAAATAAATCAATATCATTACCAATATGTTTGAAAATCTTAATGAAAAATTAGAACGGTCGTTTCAGTTGCTAAAAGGGCAAGGAAGAATAACCGAGATTAATATAGCTGAAACGCTAAAGGAAGTGCGGCGAGCATTGCTTGATGCCGATGTTAACTTTAAAATAGCCAAATCATTTACCGAAACTGTCAAGGATAAGGCTCTGGGGGCGGATGTACTTTCGGCGGTGAAACCAGGTGAAATGATGGTTAAAATTGTTCATGATGAGCTAGCCGAATTGATGGGTGGTAAGTCAGTGGATATTAATCTTGGGGGAAATCCTACTGTAATTTTAATTGCCGGATTGCAAGGTTCTGGTAAGACGACTTTTTCCGGTAAGCTTTCAAAATTAATTAAAAGTAAGCGAGGCAAGCATCCGTTGTTGGTTGCTGGAGATGTTTATCGTCCGGCTGCAATCGATCAGTTGAAAGTGCTGGGTGAACAAATTAATGTACCTGTTTATACTGAAGAGGGCAATAAAGAGCCCGTGAAAATTGCACAGGCAGCTATCAAGCATGCTAAAGCGAATGGTAACGATGTCGTTATTATCGATACGGCAGGGCGTTTAGCTATTGATGAGCAAATGATGAATGAAATTGCGGCAGTAAAAAAGGCAGTTTCACCACACGAGATTTTATTTGTAGTCGATTCGATGACAGGTCAGGATGCAGTAAATACAGCTAAGGAATTTAATGATCGGCTGGATTTTGATGGAGTAGTTCTAACAAAATTGGATGGAGATACAAGAGGTGGTGCCGCACTTTCGATTCGTTCGGTTGTTGAAAAACCAATTAAATATGTTGGTACGGGCGAAAAAATGGAGGCTCTGGATGTTTTCCATCCAGAACGTATGGCTGACCGAATCTTAGGTATGGGCGACATTGTTTCGCTGGTTGAAAAAGCACAGGAACAATTTGATGTTGATGAAGCCCGTAAAATGCAAAAGAAACTGGCCAAAAATCAGTTCAATTTTGAAGATTTCTTGAAACAGATCCAGCAAATCAAAAAAATGGGTAATATCAAGGATTTGGCTGCAATGATACCGGGCATGGGAAAGGCGATGAAAAATATGGATATTGATGATGATGCTTTTAAGCACATCGAAGCGATCATTCATTCAATGACTACTGCTGAAAGAAATGACCCTTCATTGTTGAACGGATCGAGAAGAAAACGGATTGCGAACGGTTCTGGAACTGATAT
The DNA window shown above is from uncultured Sunxiuqinia sp. and carries:
- a CDS encoding cupin domain-containing protein, translated to MSVVVPLQATNAPHRHVEDEFFFVLEGEAQLYLDGTTKGAAYASFYCPSGVERSLGI
- a CDS encoding 3'-5' exonuclease codes for the protein MFSIIDIETTGQSAQQGKITEIAIYVHNGTKVIDSFITLVNPECHISYFITKLTGIDNQMVANAPKFFEIAKQVVEITRGTTFVAHNVGFDYKFIQQEYLRLGYEYKCKTMCTVKLSRKYLPGHSSYSLGKLCDDLNIKIDGRHRAGGDALATVKLFEIILQKHVNPSLSSQPVQRRLF
- a CDS encoding OmpA family protein, whose protein sequence is MKRIFLLSFFISMGLLLQAQTADKKWAVGLGGGAYYGNTLEGTGIMTEFYLSRYLNSSFDLMLLNNLGLSNSEVENTLDISATFLNLRYKLNNGYILNENSGIQPYLYGGPGLIQDNEVSGFNFDAGAGFKFPLSSSIALFVEGGYINGLSEDKADEENVLPESFFKGVAGIEISFGKKKDSDGDGVTDRKDDCPDTPQGVVVDENGCPVDTDGDGLPDYKDDCPTEPGELALNGCPDRDGDGVADKDDDCPDTPGLKEFDGCPDTDGDGVIDKKDECPDTPKGYKVDEKGCPIDTDGDGLVDEEDDCPNEAGPIDNKGCPIVTFEFSSIHFEFDKYDLKSSAQKELDDIAEIMNEDETVEVELYGHADEIGSAQYNMDLSEKRADAARSYLVSKGVPAERIVKVVPLGQTQPVAPNDTEEGRAKNRRVEIKAVE
- the argS gene encoding arginine--tRNA ligase, which gives rise to MHIDQIIKEKVVEAIASLYGQTVDTSAVQIQNTRKDVEGDMTVVVFPFLRFSKKAPEQTGEELGGYLTENVDLVENFSVIKGFLNLMIAQNYWLSVLESAAADDTFGFTQPQEDSPLVMVEYSSPNTNKPLHLGHIRNNLLGYSIGEIIKANGNELVKTNIVNDRGIHICKSMYAWQQWGDGKTPQSTGIKGDHLVGDFYVLFDKHYKQEISELVEQGMSKEDAEQKAPSIVAARDMLRKWEAKDPEVTKLWQTMNQWVYAGFDVTYKELGVDFDKIYHESDTYLVGKDEVFRGLKEGVFYQREDQSVWADLTKDGLDEKILLRSDGTSVYMTQDIGTAKLRFDDYKIDKMIYVVGNEQNYHFQVLSVLLDKLGYEWGKGLHHFSYGMVELPHGKMKSREGTVVDADDLMAEMIEVARKTSEELGKLEGYTDDELNRTYKIIALGALKYFMLKVDPKKNMLFNPEESIDFNGNTGPFIQYTHARIRSVIRKATKKGIQLSFDLDSTLNLSEKEQELIKSISLYPTVVKEAGDIYSPALIANYIYSLVKEFNQFYHDHTILGEEDESVRNFRLLLSQTIADIVKSGMGLLGIEVPERM
- the ffh gene encoding signal recognition particle protein, which produces MFENLNEKLERSFQLLKGQGRITEINIAETLKEVRRALLDADVNFKIAKSFTETVKDKALGADVLSAVKPGEMMVKIVHDELAELMGGKSVDINLGGNPTVILIAGLQGSGKTTFSGKLSKLIKSKRGKHPLLVAGDVYRPAAIDQLKVLGEQINVPVYTEEGNKEPVKIAQAAIKHAKANGNDVVIIDTAGRLAIDEQMMNEIAAVKKAVSPHEILFVVDSMTGQDAVNTAKEFNDRLDFDGVVLTKLDGDTRGGAALSIRSVVEKPIKYVGTGEKMEALDVFHPERMADRILGMGDIVSLVEKAQEQFDVDEARKMQKKLAKNQFNFEDFLKQIQQIKKMGNIKDLAAMIPGMGKAMKNMDIDDDAFKHIEAIIHSMTTAERNDPSLLNGSRRKRIANGSGTDIQEVNRLIKQFAETRKMMKMVSQGKNMGRMMGNMRAR